From the genome of Gammaproteobacteria bacterium, one region includes:
- a CDS encoding YifB family Mg chelatase-like AAA ATPase, with the protein MSLAIVLSRAQQGIDAPSVSVEVHLANGLPSLSIVGLPETAVKESKDRVRAALLNAKFDFPMRRITVNLAPADLPKEGGRFDLPIALGILAASGQVPTKGLDAYEFVGELGLSGELRAIRGALPVALQARAANRTLVVPRANAAEAVLVKDCRVLAADHLLQLCAHLSGAELLMPFANVPPAAHVHAELDLSDVCGQHRARRALEIAAAGGHNLIMIGPPGTGKTMLASRLPTILPPMTDREAIESAAILSISDQGFNARDWLKRLFRAPHHTASGVALVGGGSNPRPGEISLAHHGVLFLDELTEFDRRVLEVLREPLETGRITISRAARQAEFPARFQLVAAMNPCPQGYDCDLRGNCSCTVEQQRRHRARISAPLLDRIDLHIDVPRVPREALRSGGGPAAESSEAVRARVVHARSRQYKRCGMSNALLRNRDVESTCGLQTADHALLDQAMTRFKLSARAYHRILKVSRTIADLEGTDTIRTPHLSEAISYRTLDRLLAS; encoded by the coding sequence TTGTCCCTCGCCATCGTCTTAAGCCGCGCGCAGCAGGGCATCGACGCGCCGTCGGTCAGCGTTGAGGTTCATCTGGCGAATGGCCTGCCCAGCCTGTCCATCGTCGGGCTGCCCGAAACGGCGGTAAAGGAAAGCAAGGATCGCGTGCGCGCCGCGCTGCTGAACGCAAAATTCGATTTCCCCATGCGGCGCATCACGGTGAATCTGGCGCCGGCGGATTTACCGAAAGAAGGCGGGCGCTTCGACCTGCCCATAGCACTTGGCATTCTGGCGGCCTCGGGGCAGGTGCCCACGAAGGGGCTGGACGCATACGAGTTCGTCGGCGAACTGGGTTTGAGTGGCGAACTGCGCGCAATCCGCGGCGCGCTGCCGGTCGCGTTACAGGCGCGCGCTGCAAACCGAACGCTGGTAGTGCCCCGCGCCAATGCCGCGGAGGCTGTGCTGGTGAAAGACTGCCGCGTGCTGGCCGCCGATCATTTGCTGCAGTTGTGCGCGCATCTGTCCGGCGCGGAACTGCTCATGCCATTTGCAAACGTTCCGCCTGCCGCGCACGTGCACGCGGAACTGGACTTGAGTGACGTGTGCGGTCAACATCGCGCCCGGCGCGCACTGGAGATCGCCGCGGCCGGCGGCCATAACCTGATCATGATCGGGCCACCCGGCACGGGCAAAACCATGCTGGCCAGCCGCCTGCCAACCATCCTGCCGCCCATGACCGACCGCGAAGCCATTGAATCAGCGGCCATCCTCTCCATCAGCGACCAAGGCTTTAATGCTCGTGACTGGCTCAAGCGGCTGTTTCGCGCGCCGCACCACACCGCTTCCGGCGTGGCGCTGGTGGGCGGCGGCTCCAACCCGCGTCCCGGCGAAATATCACTCGCGCATCACGGCGTATTGTTCCTGGACGAGCTGACCGAATTCGATCGCCGCGTGCTGGAGGTACTTCGCGAACCGCTGGAGACCGGACGTATCACCATCTCGCGCGCCGCGCGCCAGGCTGAATTTCCCGCGCGCTTTCAACTGGTTGCGGCGATGAATCCCTGCCCGCAGGGCTACGACTGTGATTTACGCGGCAACTGCTCATGTACGGTCGAGCAACAGCGCCGGCACCGCGCGCGGATCTCGGCGCCGCTGCTGGACCGCATCGATCTGCATATCGACGTGCCGCGCGTGCCGCGCGAAGCCTTGCGCAGCGGCGGCGGGCCGGCCGCGGAAAGCAGTGAAGCCGTCCGCGCGCGGGTGGTGCATGCCCGAAGCCGTCAATACAAACGTTGCGGCATGAGCAATGCCCTGCTGCGCAACCGCGACGTGGAGAGCACGTGCGGCTTGCAGACCGCGGATCATGCGTTGCTCGATCAGGCCATGACGAGATTCAAGCTTTCGGCGCGCGCCTATCATCGGATTCTGAAAGTCTCCCGCACCATCGCCGATTTGGAAGGAACCGACACCATCCGCACGCCACACTTGAGCGAGGCGATTTCGTACCGGACTCTGGATCGGCTGCTGGCAAGCTGA
- a CDS encoding amino acid permease, with the protein MSNKETAAAEATPLKRAISKPLLVVFVTGDILGAGIYAVAGEIAGQVGSAVWAPMLLAFALAMLTATSYSELVTKYPQAAGAALYVHKAFGLPFLTFIIAVAVMASGIASASTSALAFARYLSALVSFPQVLAALAFLLVLTFINFRGISESIKLNLGLTAIEVSGLLIVIVIGGMALANGSGDVSRVLEFRTDTAIPLAILSGAALAFFSFVGFEDSVNCAEETQNPRRIFPFALFTGLTIALVFYLLVVLTAAVVLPTDQLVGSSAPLLDVVRIGAPAFPAKVFAFIALLAVTNTALINLIMASRLLYGLSNQGIVPAVFGRVHQTRQTPWVAILVVTGVAVALVSTGSIAALAGTTVLLLLSVFTLVNVSVLVLRRDKIREQHFRAPTLIPILGAISSAGLVVFTIVMDPFATLRAVLLIGVGIVLWFINRAFHGRVKEIDTTHLSK; encoded by the coding sequence ATGAGCAATAAGGAAACCGCGGCCGCGGAAGCCACCCCGCTCAAGCGCGCTATCAGCAAACCGCTGCTGGTGGTGTTCGTGACCGGCGATATTCTGGGTGCTGGCATTTACGCGGTAGCCGGCGAAATCGCGGGTCAGGTGGGCAGTGCGGTGTGGGCGCCGATGCTGCTGGCGTTCGCGCTCGCGATGCTGACCGCAACCTCGTATTCAGAACTCGTTACCAAATATCCTCAGGCGGCGGGTGCTGCGCTGTACGTGCACAAGGCGTTCGGCTTGCCGTTTTTGACCTTCATCATCGCCGTGGCGGTCATGGCGTCGGGCATCGCTTCGGCCAGCACCTCGGCGCTCGCCTTCGCGCGATACTTAAGCGCCCTGGTTTCTTTTCCGCAGGTACTCGCCGCGCTGGCGTTTCTGCTGGTGCTGACCTTCATCAACTTTCGCGGCATTTCGGAATCGATCAAGCTCAATCTCGGCCTGACGGCCATCGAGGTATCGGGTTTGCTGATCGTGATCGTGATCGGCGGCATGGCGCTGGCGAATGGTAGCGGCGACGTATCGCGCGTGCTGGAATTCAGGACCGATACCGCCATTCCGCTCGCCATTCTCAGCGGCGCCGCGCTCGCCTTTTTTTCGTTCGTCGGTTTTGAAGATTCGGTCAACTGCGCCGAGGAAACGCAGAATCCGCGCCGCATCTTTCCCTTCGCGTTGTTTACGGGATTGACGATCGCGCTCGTCTTCTATCTGCTGGTGGTGCTCACCGCGGCGGTCGTCCTGCCGACCGACCAACTCGTCGGCTCCAGCGCGCCGCTGCTGGACGTAGTCAGGATCGGCGCTCCGGCGTTTCCCGCAAAAGTGTTTGCGTTCATCGCGCTGCTCGCGGTCACCAACACGGCGCTGATCAATCTCATCATGGCCTCGCGACTGCTCTATGGGCTTTCGAATCAGGGCATTGTGCCGGCGGTGTTCGGCCGCGTGCATCAGACACGTCAAACGCCGTGGGTGGCGATCTTGGTGGTGACCGGCGTCGCGGTCGCGCTGGTGTCGACCGGCAGTATCGCCGCACTTGCCGGCACCACGGTGTTGCTGCTGCTGTCGGTATTCACCTTGGTCAATGTGTCGGTGCTGGTGCTGCGGCGGGACAAAATCCGCGAGCAGCATTTCCGCGCCCCCACGTTAATTCCAATCCTGGGCGCGATTTCCTCCGCGGGCCTGGTCGTGTTTACGATCGTAATGGATCCTTTCGCGACCTTGCGCGCGGTGCTGCTGATCGGCGTCGGTATCGTCCTTTGGTTTATCAATCGCGCGTTTCACGGTCGGGTTAAAGAGATCGACACTACGCATTTGAGCAAGTGA
- a CDS encoding class I SAM-dependent methyltransferase: MTTSDLPAFPKEFSKLGGAGKGRDMISKNWFRILTADVGGLKPHERVLDAGCGLGRMAVPLMPYLREPGAYDGFDISPEGIAWCQQHITGRRPNFNFQVADIRNTQYNPKGKHQASDYRFPYEDQSFDLVFMASVCTHLMPDEIRQYLSEASRVLNTGGRCVISYFC; encoded by the coding sequence TTGACTACATCCGATCTTCCCGCATTTCCGAAAGAATTCAGCAAGCTGGGCGGCGCCGGCAAAGGCCGCGACATGATCAGCAAGAACTGGTTTCGAATACTCACGGCTGACGTGGGCGGGCTCAAGCCGCATGAACGCGTGCTGGATGCCGGCTGCGGCTTAGGCCGTATGGCAGTGCCGTTGATGCCGTATTTGCGCGAGCCCGGCGCATACGACGGGTTCGACATATCGCCCGAAGGCATCGCCTGGTGCCAGCAACACATCACGGGGAGACGACCCAACTTTAATTTCCAGGTCGCGGATATCCGCAACACGCAGTACAACCCCAAAGGCAAACACCAGGCGAGCGACTATCGATTTCCTTATGAAGATCAATCGTTCGATCTGGTGTTCATGGCATCGGTGTGTACGCATCTAATGCCGGATGAGATACGGCAATATCTTTCGGAAGCCAGCCGCGTGCTGAACACCGGCGGCCGCTGCGTGATTTCGTATTTCTGCTGA